One window of Novipirellula aureliae genomic DNA carries:
- a CDS encoding GTPase family protein, which translates to MERLKSSLVDVRLRMVVLFLLWTLPVLCYIVIGLIAIYQTGWMKWVLISLPIAWTSAWIIRRMWPAAKLSQTGHTVPLTAPDFWTPIDASAIELVEQFRSEVDDVNSKTITDGWRFIEDAKVLAQRLANHYHADTGGNLVHQLTLVEMLAVIHLATEDLETWVLSNVPGGNIATMGQLKQVPGVVNKIELAQKIIYFGSAVLNPAKLAAYPLWRKSGQVVVELQDELVRRFYQRYLRQVGYYLIEMYSGRLKAGSQQYRQRFAEMATAVHAARGDARPLELLQDLETTIAVMGQVKAGKSSLINALTGDATAKTSVLPETQNVARYQFRLPDSDNNLILLDTPGYSEADVTRKQRSEIRTAVEKADIVLLVMAANSPARDADVKMLKTLSDYYQTKRQLRPPTIIGVLTHIDLLRPVREWQPPYDWRNPHELKEESMAAAVAYCQELFGSTVSDYACVYTGDVHPLENQVVDEVVGTLLAHLQQGKSAAVLKAFYKQLSEKRVSELTKQVIGLLKSALS; encoded by the coding sequence ATGGAACGCCTAAAGAGTTCGCTGGTTGATGTTCGTCTGCGGATGGTTGTTCTGTTTCTGCTATGGACATTGCCGGTTCTCTGCTACATCGTGATTGGGTTGATTGCGATTTATCAAACCGGGTGGATGAAATGGGTCTTGATCAGTTTGCCGATCGCGTGGACGAGTGCTTGGATCATCCGTCGAATGTGGCCGGCGGCGAAGTTGAGCCAGACGGGGCATACCGTTCCGCTAACCGCACCTGATTTTTGGACGCCCATCGACGCATCCGCCATTGAACTGGTCGAACAATTTCGCAGCGAAGTCGACGATGTCAACTCGAAGACGATCACCGACGGTTGGCGATTTATCGAAGATGCAAAGGTTTTGGCTCAACGGTTAGCGAACCATTATCACGCTGACACGGGCGGCAATCTGGTACATCAATTGACGCTCGTTGAGATGTTGGCAGTCATCCATTTGGCAACCGAAGATCTTGAAACATGGGTGCTCAGCAATGTACCGGGCGGGAACATCGCCACGATGGGGCAGTTAAAACAAGTGCCGGGCGTGGTCAATAAGATCGAGCTTGCGCAGAAGATTATCTATTTTGGTTCAGCGGTTTTGAATCCAGCCAAGTTGGCGGCGTATCCTCTATGGCGAAAATCGGGGCAAGTGGTTGTCGAGTTGCAAGACGAGTTGGTACGCCGGTTCTATCAGCGTTATCTGCGGCAAGTCGGATACTATTTGATTGAGATGTATAGTGGACGCTTGAAGGCTGGATCGCAGCAGTATCGGCAACGTTTCGCAGAGATGGCAACAGCAGTGCATGCCGCAAGAGGGGATGCGCGGCCTTTGGAGTTGTTGCAAGATCTTGAAACCACGATTGCTGTGATGGGGCAGGTCAAAGCGGGAAAATCAAGTTTAATCAATGCTTTGACTGGCGACGCGACTGCTAAAACGAGTGTGCTGCCGGAAACGCAAAACGTTGCTCGATACCAGTTCCGATTACCCGATTCCGATAACAATCTAATCCTGCTTGACACACCCGGTTATAGCGAAGCGGATGTGACGAGAAAACAGCGGTCGGAGATTCGGACGGCTGTCGAAAAAGCTGACATCGTGTTGTTGGTGATGGCAGCAAATTCGCCAGCTCGCGATGCGGACGTGAAGATGCTCAAGACACTCAGCGACTACTACCAAACGAAGCGGCAGCTTCGCCCGCCAACCATTATCGGTGTGCTGACGCATATCGATTTACTACGTCCCGTCCGAGAATGGCAACCGCCCTATGATTGGCGAAACCCGCATGAACTAAAGGAAGAGTCGATGGCTGCTGCGGTGGCTTATTGCCAGGAGTTGTTCGGCAGCACCGTGAGTGATTATGCGTGCGTTTACACCGGAGATGTTCATCCGTTGGAAAACCAGGTGGTCGATGAAGTCGTCGGAACGCTATTGGCTCATTTGCAGCAAGGGAAATCCGCGGCCGTTTTGAAAGCGTTTTACAAACAACTTAGTGAAAAACGTGTTTCGGAATTGACCAAGCAAGTGATCGGTTTGCTGAAATCGGCCTTGTCGTGA
- a CDS encoding peptidylprolyl isomerase, whose translation MHSPPNRPSKHARVGRPFGMLAASLMLGLLASEGFSQAPTSTDVQAALAIQLPKDPAAILAVVGQSKIFLNEISPKVEARINEVLEKTDQEIPDDQLRFARVSLTRNMLRQAIQTKMMRECFLLDQVATQNADKRNEADAMLAARARQMFYESELPQLQKQYKVQDLGELDALLREKGSSLSARQREFADAMLGHLYIKSKVVQDPNVSIAEITQYYQENHDEFAQPAAAKWEQLSVLFSQIPDRNEATAAISEMGREAYFGGNMQAVAKAKSQEPFASKGGLHDWTTQGALASEILDQQIFSLPLNAMSEIIVDDTGMHIIRVLDRRGSGFTPLSEVQDEIRAKIREAKIVESQKSVLKEMSKRIPIWTLFPDDFPDAKPLPKSIVSRHFESAPETVR comes from the coding sequence ATGCACTCGCCTCCTAACCGTCCCTCTAAACACGCCCGTGTTGGGCGTCCGTTTGGCATGCTGGCGGCATCTCTGATGCTGGGATTGCTGGCCAGCGAAGGTTTCTCTCAAGCTCCGACGTCCACGGACGTGCAAGCTGCACTCGCAATCCAGTTGCCCAAAGACCCCGCTGCCATTTTAGCCGTTGTCGGCCAATCCAAAATTTTTCTGAATGAAATTTCGCCCAAGGTTGAAGCCCGAATCAATGAGGTTTTGGAAAAGACAGATCAAGAGATTCCCGATGACCAATTGCGATTTGCACGCGTCAGCCTTACTCGCAATATGCTACGCCAAGCGATTCAAACCAAAATGATGCGTGAGTGTTTTTTGCTCGACCAAGTCGCGACCCAAAACGCTGACAAACGAAACGAAGCGGACGCCATGTTGGCTGCTCGGGCTCGGCAAATGTTTTACGAATCCGAATTGCCGCAGCTTCAAAAACAATACAAAGTCCAAGACCTCGGCGAGCTTGATGCCCTGCTACGAGAGAAAGGCAGCTCGCTATCGGCCCGGCAAAGAGAGTTTGCCGACGCGATGCTCGGGCATCTCTACATCAAGAGCAAGGTCGTTCAAGACCCTAACGTATCAATCGCTGAAATCACTCAATACTACCAAGAAAATCACGACGAGTTCGCTCAGCCAGCGGCCGCGAAGTGGGAACAACTTTCGGTTCTGTTTAGCCAGATCCCCGATCGGAATGAGGCGACGGCGGCTATCTCGGAAATGGGCCGCGAAGCCTACTTTGGAGGTAACATGCAGGCGGTTGCAAAAGCCAAAAGCCAAGAGCCGTTTGCTAGCAAAGGCGGGTTGCACGACTGGACGACACAAGGTGCACTGGCCTCCGAGATTCTCGATCAACAAATCTTCTCGCTTCCACTCAACGCGATGAGTGAAATTATCGTTGACGATACGGGGATGCACATCATTCGTGTGCTCGATCGTCGCGGTAGCGGGTTCACGCCGCTAAGTGAAGTCCAAGATGAAATACGAGCGAAGATTCGCGAAGCGAAGATTGTGGAGTCACAAAAATCAGTTCTGAAAGAGATGAGCAAGCGAATTCCGATTTGGACATTGTTCCCAGATGACTTCCCCGATGCAAAACCGCTTCCCAAGAGCATCGTGTCTCGCCATTTCGAATCCGCTCCGGAAACCGTACGCTAA
- a CDS encoding GTPase family protein: MDTSARSYEQAVEKLKSEQPVPAIWLFGKTGSGKSSIVRFLTGAEEATVGEGYRPETKTSRCFDFPDSKEPLLRFVDTRGLAEASYDPSEDIERFSGSTQLVIVTVRIADHSLDQVIEPLRQVRASAPQRPVLLVLTCLHEVMGTVDLSDGPDPFEERSGVATSIPDTLRVLIDRKKKQFDRLFDSILAIDLTPMEDGFADPEFGGKRLKAAILEKMPHAYRQALLAIEDTGANGQGDPMSQRQKRSRLQVLGSSAMAGTAGAVPMPWVDIPAVVAIQAHLAIKIARIYEQEITPARWAVLSGAAGSRIAIRMALRETLKFIPFVGMAASAASSFAFTYALGMSWDWYFADLRKGNVPDPEQLKVIFAEQLKRGHRLWNA, from the coding sequence ATGGATACGAGCGCTCGTTCGTATGAGCAGGCGGTCGAAAAGCTAAAGAGTGAACAACCGGTGCCGGCGATTTGGCTGTTTGGTAAAACGGGCAGTGGCAAGAGTTCAATCGTCCGTTTCTTGACGGGTGCTGAAGAAGCGACAGTTGGTGAAGGTTATCGACCGGAAACGAAGACTTCACGGTGTTTCGACTTCCCCGATTCGAAAGAGCCGCTGCTGCGATTTGTCGACACGCGTGGTTTGGCTGAAGCGTCGTATGACCCCAGCGAAGACATCGAGCGTTTTTCGGGCTCCACGCAGTTGGTGATTGTCACGGTCCGAATCGCCGACCATTCGCTCGACCAAGTGATCGAACCCCTGCGACAGGTTCGCGCTTCTGCACCACAGCGTCCAGTGCTACTCGTGCTGACTTGTTTGCATGAAGTGATGGGGACCGTGGATCTATCGGATGGGCCGGATCCCTTTGAAGAGAGAAGTGGGGTGGCTACTTCCATTCCTGATACACTGCGGGTTTTGATTGACAGGAAAAAGAAGCAATTCGATCGACTCTTCGATTCGATCTTGGCGATCGACCTGACGCCGATGGAAGATGGCTTCGCCGACCCTGAGTTCGGTGGCAAACGGCTGAAGGCAGCGATTCTCGAAAAGATGCCGCACGCTTATCGGCAAGCGTTATTGGCAATCGAAGATACTGGTGCAAACGGCCAGGGCGATCCGATGTCACAGCGACAAAAGCGATCACGGTTGCAGGTATTGGGCTCCAGTGCAATGGCTGGCACTGCCGGTGCTGTTCCCATGCCGTGGGTTGATATTCCCGCCGTCGTTGCCATCCAAGCTCATTTGGCAATCAAGATTGCCCGCATCTATGAACAGGAGATCACACCAGCACGTTGGGCCGTTCTTAGCGGGGCAGCCGGTTCTCGCATTGCGATACGAATGGCCCTCAGAGAAACGCTCAAGTTCATTCCGTTCGTGGGCATGGCCGCCAGTGCTGCCAGTTCGTTTGCCTTTACCTATGCGCTAGGCATGTCATGGGATTGGTACTTTGCGGACCTTCGCAAGGGGAACGTGCCTGACCCCGAACAACTAAAAGTGATTTTTGCGGAACAACTCAAGCGAGGCCACCGATTATGGAACGCCTAA
- the infC gene encoding translation initiation factor IF-3: protein MALARKSNQQETRDSVRINGQIRISPIRVVSEEGEQLGIIPTEAALDRARDAGLDLVEVAPNERPPVCRIMDYGKFKYEKNKKTQSSHAKTKTKEIRLRPKTGDEDVRTKIRQAEKFLEHKDKVQVSVLFRGREMAHIEEGRKVMEMVVEMLSEVGKVETQPQQHGRRMICMIAPK, encoded by the coding sequence GTGGCATTGGCACGTAAAAGCAACCAGCAAGAAACTCGAGATAGCGTACGAATTAATGGCCAAATCCGGATCAGTCCGATTCGGGTGGTAAGTGAAGAGGGAGAGCAGTTGGGAATCATTCCCACCGAAGCCGCTCTCGATCGTGCCCGTGATGCGGGCCTCGACCTTGTCGAGGTCGCTCCAAATGAACGACCTCCGGTTTGCCGGATCATGGATTACGGCAAATTCAAGTACGAAAAAAACAAGAAGACACAAAGTAGTCACGCGAAGACGAAGACGAAGGAAATTCGCCTCCGTCCCAAGACGGGTGACGAGGATGTTCGCACCAAAATCCGACAAGCGGAAAAGTTCTTAGAGCATAAGGATAAAGTCCAAGTCAGCGTTCTGTTCCGAGGCCGAGAAATGGCTCACATCGAAGAAGGACGCAAGGTGATGGAGATGGTCGTCGAGATGCTCAGTGAGGTTGGTAAGGTCGAAACGCAGCCGCAGCAACACGGTCGCCGAATGATTTGCATGATCGCTCCTAAGTAG
- a CDS encoding 4'-phosphopantetheinyl transferase family protein translates to MKQLFTNHSRCPSKSVVRIWHATSSSTEPGLVEAFCDAQLSGEERQRAGHFRVATSRNQHIIGRGMVRHLLGHFACSPPIEPRSIELSVLQHGKPFVKHPSTLTHSFNVSHTDGLVLCGIGSQDHHLLGVDVERLERRTDTELADRYFSPPEVEYVRSFADGESRRHAFLRVWTLKEAFIKAIGTGLHTPLADFAFDDIDSSSPKIRILNEELDCGSNWQFFTFRPREPFVAAVAVSIADADTEVSLELQNFDSLVGSGSLD, encoded by the coding sequence ATGAAACAGCTGTTTACGAATCATTCGCGTTGTCCGAGCAAATCCGTTGTTCGGATTTGGCATGCGACCAGTTCATCAACCGAACCGGGGTTGGTTGAGGCTTTTTGTGATGCGCAGCTAAGCGGTGAAGAGCGGCAGCGTGCTGGTCATTTTCGCGTAGCAACGAGCCGAAACCAACACATCATCGGTCGTGGGATGGTGCGGCACTTGCTTGGACATTTCGCTTGTTCTCCACCGATCGAACCTCGCTCGATCGAGCTTTCCGTTTTGCAGCATGGCAAGCCGTTCGTCAAACACCCTTCCACGTTGACTCACTCGTTTAATGTTTCGCATACCGATGGATTGGTTTTGTGTGGAATCGGATCGCAGGATCATCATTTACTTGGCGTCGATGTGGAGCGACTTGAACGGCGGACCGACACGGAGTTGGCGGATCGTTATTTTTCGCCGCCTGAGGTAGAATACGTTCGATCGTTCGCAGATGGCGAATCGCGTCGTCATGCATTTTTAAGAGTTTGGACCTTGAAGGAAGCGTTCATCAAAGCGATTGGTACGGGGCTTCACACACCGCTGGCCGATTTCGCGTTTGATGACATCGACTCGTCCTCACCAAAGATCCGAATACTCAATGAAGAATTGGACTGTGGTTCCAATTGGCAGTTTTTCACCTTTCGTCCCCGTGAACCCTTTGTCGCCGCCGTCGCCGTGTCGATCGCTGATGCAGATACCGAGGTGTCGCTCGAGCTACAGAATTTTGACTCGCTGGTCGGTAGCGGATCTTTAGATTGA
- a CDS encoding tyrosine-type recombinase/integrase, with product MASLRLEDDRGRKGYRLQFRDAEKRNRTIWLGDVPEWKAQEVKEHVEHLLDQVKKKRPPEMATADWLGGINDDLRNKLARCGLCESVAKRVAKVLTLEKWIDEYIGERQDVKASTKESFTKAKANLLTFFGRKKLLRDITPAEGKRWRVWLKTKGNRRDKNRKWMAEDTVRRRTATAKQFFLEAVERGYMPADPFAKLPSSIQGNAKRQHFVPAAVIESCMEHCPDHEWKTILALARYGGLRCPSELVALRWLDVDLPAGRMTLNASKTEHHAAGGVRVCPIFPELRPYLEAA from the coding sequence ATGGCAAGTCTACGCTTAGAAGATGACCGCGGCCGCAAAGGCTACCGTTTACAGTTTCGGGACGCGGAAAAGCGAAACCGAACAATATGGCTCGGGGACGTTCCCGAATGGAAGGCGCAGGAAGTTAAGGAACACGTCGAACACTTGCTAGATCAAGTGAAGAAAAAACGTCCGCCGGAAATGGCAACGGCCGATTGGCTTGGTGGTATCAATGACGACTTGCGGAATAAGTTGGCAAGATGCGGTTTGTGCGAATCGGTCGCAAAACGTGTTGCCAAAGTTTTGACGCTGGAAAAGTGGATCGACGAATACATTGGCGAGCGGCAAGACGTAAAGGCATCGACGAAAGAGAGTTTCACGAAAGCGAAAGCAAACTTGCTTACGTTTTTCGGTCGCAAGAAACTTTTGCGGGACATTACACCGGCGGAGGGCAAGCGGTGGCGAGTCTGGCTAAAGACGAAAGGCAACCGTCGGGATAAGAATAGAAAGTGGATGGCCGAAGATACCGTGAGACGTCGAACGGCAACCGCGAAACAGTTTTTCTTGGAAGCGGTGGAACGCGGCTACATGCCGGCGGACCCCTTTGCAAAGTTGCCTAGTTCGATTCAAGGAAATGCGAAACGGCAACACTTCGTCCCGGCCGCCGTCATTGAAAGTTGCATGGAGCATTGCCCTGACCATGAATGGAAAACGATTCTTGCATTGGCTCGCTACGGCGGTTTGCGTTGCCCAAGTGAGTTGGTGGCGTTGCGGTGGTTGGACGTGGACTTGCCCGCCGGACGGATGACACTTAACGCAAGCAAGACGGAACACCATGCGGCTGGCGGTGTTCGCGTTTGCCCGATCTTTCCCGAGTTGCGGCCGTACTTGGAAGCGGCATGA
- a CDS encoding Nif3-like dinuclear metal center hexameric protein, with amino-acid sequence MSVISVDQLCQLLAEIAPLQLAETWDNVGLLVGDRSAEVNRVMTCLTVTPAVVEEAVSEKVDLLVSHHPLPFKPTNRITTDTTAGSMLIDLIQAGTAIYSAHTAFDTAANGINQMWADRLELRDVKPLVEPESSSGHEDDLDRILRPGRVGELPQPTTTGAFVLRVGCLVGSENLRYIGDAERLIRCVAIACGSGGSFLSAAKRRGCDAMITGEATFHACLEAESVGIELVLVGHYQSERFAMERLAEQLAVELPELTIWASQRESDPLRFLE; translated from the coding sequence ATGTCGGTCATTTCGGTAGATCAGCTTTGTCAGTTACTTGCGGAGATCGCTCCGTTGCAATTGGCAGAAACTTGGGACAACGTTGGTTTGTTGGTAGGGGATCGATCGGCAGAGGTCAATCGTGTGATGACTTGCTTGACCGTCACGCCCGCGGTCGTCGAGGAGGCCGTCTCCGAGAAGGTTGATTTGTTGGTCTCGCATCATCCACTGCCGTTCAAGCCCACCAACCGTATCACGACGGATACAACCGCTGGTTCGATGCTGATCGATCTGATCCAAGCGGGGACGGCTATCTACAGTGCTCATACAGCTTTCGATACCGCTGCAAATGGTATCAACCAAATGTGGGCAGATCGTTTAGAGCTTCGCGATGTGAAGCCGCTTGTGGAACCGGAGAGCTCGTCTGGCCACGAGGATGATTTAGACAGGATTCTTCGTCCGGGACGGGTGGGGGAATTGCCTCAGCCGACAACCACAGGTGCATTCGTGTTACGAGTTGGGTGTTTGGTTGGTTCCGAAAACCTCCGTTATATCGGCGATGCAGAGCGATTGATTCGCTGCGTTGCGATTGCTTGTGGCAGTGGTGGTAGCTTCTTATCCGCAGCGAAGCGTCGCGGGTGTGACGCGATGATTACCGGCGAAGCAACCTTTCATGCTTGTCTCGAAGCCGAGTCGGTCGGTATTGAATTGGTGCTCGTAGGGCATTACCAGAGCGAAAGGTTTGCAATGGAACGGTTGGCAGAGCAGCTTGCCGTCGAGTTGCCTGAATTGACGATTTGGGCCAGTCAGCGTGAATCCGACCCCCTCCGATTTCTTGAGTGA
- a CDS encoding A24 family peptidase: MARRRRPIRYASILLIAIFCCSVLYVFGMALLQSSQSNLLSFSDLIIPRLIDVVIFLWLFWIGSSFGSFLNVVAWRMPRGESINGRSHCPRCQHQLAARDNFPVFGWLALRGRCRTCRLPISARYPIVESAVGMSIAFVGFAEINQIALPHRPHLGHVGPLGSPVVDAATLFILAYHIFAIAFVWAMGLIRFDQRHLPRELSIFGFGVLITTMLGFPIVGIVPWQMDGGHLQDAKSIFGGSYLDAWMRVLTALVAAAFYARCLAPGLCRDADPKFDPLGKSTRRLIDLILVCAAASIVVGWQMLPTVLILASLISLPLQKRFPDSDAFGTFSLAMPVSLSLHIMLWRLLHQTWFWPSDGSQPIVLLIAAGVVLLIPNWLYEKPKLESPPTDSSSDEA; encoded by the coding sequence GTGGCACGAAGACGAAGACCGATTCGCTATGCGTCGATCTTGCTGATCGCGATTTTTTGTTGCAGCGTTCTCTACGTGTTTGGCATGGCGTTGCTGCAATCATCCCAGTCGAACTTATTGTCATTCTCTGATTTGATCATCCCTCGCTTGATCGACGTGGTTATCTTTTTGTGGTTGTTTTGGATCGGTTCTTCGTTTGGCAGTTTTCTGAATGTGGTTGCATGGCGGATGCCGCGAGGCGAATCGATCAACGGTCGCTCTCATTGCCCTCGTTGTCAGCATCAACTTGCCGCTCGAGACAATTTCCCCGTCTTCGGGTGGCTCGCACTTCGAGGGCGTTGTCGAACTTGTCGATTGCCGATTTCGGCACGCTATCCGATCGTTGAATCAGCGGTGGGCATGTCGATCGCGTTCGTCGGTTTTGCAGAGATCAATCAAATTGCCTTGCCCCATCGCCCCCACTTGGGTCACGTTGGACCTCTCGGATCACCGGTGGTCGATGCCGCAACCTTGTTCATTCTTGCCTACCATATCTTTGCCATCGCATTTGTTTGGGCGATGGGATTGATTCGGTTTGATCAACGACATCTGCCACGTGAATTGTCGATATTTGGTTTTGGGGTTTTGATCACCACCATGCTAGGTTTTCCGATCGTTGGAATCGTGCCGTGGCAAATGGATGGAGGGCATCTGCAAGACGCAAAATCGATCTTTGGTGGTTCCTACTTGGATGCCTGGATGCGAGTTCTGACAGCATTGGTAGCAGCAGCGTTCTATGCCCGTTGTTTAGCGCCTGGTCTTTGCCGTGATGCGGATCCGAAGTTTGATCCACTCGGAAAATCGACGCGTCGCTTGATCGATTTGATTTTGGTTTGCGCCGCGGCGTCGATCGTGGTTGGTTGGCAAATGCTGCCAACGGTCTTGATTCTGGCGTCACTTATCTCGCTGCCGCTACAGAAACGTTTCCCCGACAGCGATGCGTTTGGAACCTTTTCGTTGGCGATGCCGGTTTCGTTGTCACTACATATCATGCTTTGGCGGTTGCTGCATCAGACTTGGTTTTGGCCCAGTGACGGCAGTCAACCGATAGTACTGCTAATTGCCGCTGGCGTCGTGCTGCTAATCCCCAATTGGCTTTATGAAAAGCCGAAGTTGGAGTCTCCACCGACGGATTCATCGTCTGATGAGGCTTGA